The Candidatus Schekmanbacteria bacterium DNA window AGCCTGCTTTTTAAAGGAAAGAACATGACCTTCGGCGTCAACATCTGTGAAGATATATGGATTCCCGGATACCCGACTGAAAACCAGGCAAGTTCCGGAGCCGAGCTTATAATCAACATATCGGCTTCCCCTTATCATGTCGGCAAACCTGCGTTCAGGGAGGAAATGCTTAAGACACGATGCACTGACAACATTGTCGCCCTTGTGTTCAACAATCTTGTAGGGGGACAGGACGACCTTGTATTTGACGGGCGAAGCATGATCATAAACTGCAAAGGGGAAATCCTCAGGAGAGGAAAGCTTTTTGAGGAAGACCTTATAATGTCTGACATAAACCTTGATGACATAAAAAGGATGAGGCTCCAGGACCCGAGGGGAAGGGAAGAACTCATGACTCCCGATGAGCATAAAGTAACGATAGTAAATATTGACGGGAAAATTTCTTCAGCAAAACAGAAGAAGAGAATCAGAGTGAACAGCAAGGCAGAGAAGGCATCTGGAAACAAGATCAGCCGCGCTGAGGAAATCTACAAAGCACTGGTCCTGGGAGTAAGCGATTATCTCAGAAAAAACGGTTTCAAACAGGTAATCCTGGGATTGAGCGGCGGGATAGATTCTTCGCTTGTAGCGACTATTGCCGTTGACGCACTTGGCAAAGAAAATGTCATTGGGATCGCAATGCCGACTTCCATATCCTCATCACACAGCATTGAAGATGCGCGCCATCTTGCAAAGAACCTCTCCATAAGATTCGAGGTGGTTCCAATACAGTCTGTCTTTGATGAATACACAGAGATACTTTCCCCGCTTTTCAAGGGACGCAAATGGGATGTAGCTGAAGAAAACATCCAGGCAAGGATAAGAGGAAACATACTGATGGCTCTTTCCAATAAATTCGGATACCTGCTGCTCACAACAGGGAACAAGTCTGAGCTGAGCGTCGGCTATGCGACACTTTACGGTGACATGGCAGGTGGCCTTGCCGTAATATCCGATGTCCCGAAAACATGGGTATATGAACTTGCAAGGTACAGGAACTCAGTTGCAGGAAAATCGCTCATCCCTGAAAGGTGCATCACAAAACCACCTTCAGCAGAGCTTCGGCCAAATCAGAAAGACACGGATTCTCTTCCCGAGTACGAAATCCTGGATCAGATACTTCATCTTTATATTGAAGAGGACAACAGCCTTGAAGAGATAGTACGCCGGGGGATTGATGAAAAAACCGCACGCGATATGATACAGAGGATAGACGGGAATGAATACAAGAGACAGCAGGCCCCTCCGGGCATAAGGATAACAACAAAGGCTTTCGGTTCTGGAAGAAGGATACCAATCACTAACAAGTACAGAGGTTAAGCTGAAAGGCTTAAAGGTGGCGTCGTCTGCTTATGGCATATTTTTAAAAACTCATCGAAATCCACACGTTCTGTCATTTTTGAATATGTGATATTAATCTTTTCCTCGACATCCCTGTCCTTCACGATAACAGGCCTGCGGGCAAATGTTTCAAGGTAAAGATCAACATGCCCTTTGTCGCGTGTTATCACTACTTCAACGTACTTGGCTGAATAGCGTAATTTCAAACGCATAATATAGAATACAAGGACTTCGATAAAATCACCCGCCTCTATTGCAGAATCAGGAAGACCGCAAAACCTGCGGTTGTCTATGTAGTTGTCATAGAGGTCTTTAAATAAATCAAACTCATCTTCAACAGCAGAAGTTTTAATTCTGAGCCTGAAAACTTCCATGCCTGTTCCATCAGGAACTGATGCATATGCCGGAGCTGATACGTCTGCCGGAACAGATGTAATAGGCTCTGTCTTATTTTTTCCTGCCTGAGCTTCAGATGAGATTGAAACCGGTTTGCTGATATTTGCTGCTGGAATATTCTTATTCACTCCGTATGTCTCAACATATTCACTGTTGCAAACTTCGATGAGCTGATCCAGCGTGCGTGCTTTATACTTATCAGACTCCATCTGGAAAACTACCCTGTTAATTTCTTTAAGGGTCGTAATACCTTTAAGCGATTTGTAAATCCCATCTTCCCTCAGTGAAATGAGTTCCGCCGCCTGCCTTGCAATATGCCTGATTTCAGATGAAGGCATTCTTTGAAGAATCGCATCTCTAATCGAGTCATTCAAAACAAGAAGTTCATGGATGGCAGTCCTTCCCTTGAATCCGGTATGATTGCATTTATCGCAACCTTTTCCTTTGTAAAATTTATGATTCTGTGCATCATCGGGTGATATGTGGAAGGAAGCCAGCACTTCAGGATCCAGATCGGTATCTTCCACCTTGCAGTATCCGCATATTGTTCTTACAAGGCGCTGGGACATAACTGACACTATTGTTGATGAAATAAGAAATGTCTCAATACCCATATCCATGAGCCTCAGCAGTGCGCTTGTACTGTCATCGGTATGGAAGGACGAGAGGACCTTATGTCCTGTCAGCGCTGCCTGGATAGTTGCCTCGGCAGCCACTTTATCGCGCACCTCGCCAACCATCAGCACATCCGGGTCCTGCCTCATCATGGATTTTAAGAAATCCATATAGCTCATACCGAGTTTTGGATCCAGTTTTCCCTGAACAACCCCATCAATCATATACTCAACAGGGTCTTCAACAGTGATGATAGAGTAATTTTTTTTGTTCAGATAGCAGAGAACAGCATAAAGACTTGTCGTCTTACCCGAACCTGTAGGCCCTGTTGCAAGAATAACACCTGTAGGAGAATCGACAATCTTCCTGAACCTTGAGAGATTGATAGGCGAAAGCCCCAGGCTCTCTATATCAATTAATGACGACTGCCTGTGGAGTATCCTGATGACAATGGTTTCGCCATAGACTGAAGCGTAAGTTGAAACCCTGAGGTCTATCTCTTTACCCATTACGTTTGCATATATCTTCCCATCCTGGTGCCGCCTTTTTTCAGAGATATCAAGCTGGCATACGGCTTTTATTCTTGAAGCCACGTTGGGAGCAATGCTGGAAGGCAAATCTGTTTTATGTACCATTACACCGTCAATCCTGTATCTTATTCTTAACCTGTTCTGCTGGGGCTCAATGTGAATATCGCTTGCACCCTCTTTTACTCCATTGGATATTATATAATTTACGACTGAAACTATTTTATCATCTCCCCTGCTCAAATCCACATTACCTATTGTAAGCTGGCTCTTGCTTAAAGATGATGATTCACTGCCGTTAAAAGAGCCCAAGTCTTTAAGATGTACTTTCTCATAGACATTCTTTATGGCAAAAAGGATCTCTTCTTTTGAAGCTATTCCTACTATGACATTATCTTTGATTGTAGACTTAATGCTGATTATTAAATTTTCATCAAGCGGGTCAGCCATCGCAATAGTAACATTGTTCTCATCGTTAAAAACAGGGATGAAGTAGTTTGTTTCGAGGAACTTCCTATTAAAACTGTTTAACAGCGATGCCTCTATAAGAAGCGGGTCTGGTTTTATCCTTGGGATATCGAGCTGATGGCTTAAAGCCATGATAAGGTTTTCTTCGTTTATACATCCCATCTCAACCAGTGTCTCTCCGAGCTTCTTATTAAGAACCTTCTGCTTTTGAAGTGCCTCCCCAACCTGTTTTTCATTGATGAGACCCATTGAAGTGAAAAGCTCACCTATTCTCATCTCCTTGCCATATTGCTTTATGATGTTCTTGAGCTCATGCCTTGTAATAAGACCTTCAGCAATACATATCTCTCCAATGGGGAGATGTTCAGTAGATTCTTTTTGAAGGATAAGAAGCCTTTGAAGCTCTTCTTCTTTAATTATCTTTTCCTTTACCAGAATCTCGCCAAGTTTTAGCTTTGTCTTTGCAGGAACCATCTGTTTACATGCCTTGCCATAAAAAAATTGTGAGAACGTTTCTTCGTCACCACGCGCTCTAATATTAACATATCTAACATAACTATCATCTCTGTTAATGAAACAATTATCCAATTCCATAAGACTTGACAATCTCCCCGCTATTGCCGGAATATGTGCTGATTTTTTAATAGGTTAACAATGGCTAATATGAGACAAAAACTTTCATCACTGCATATTGTCACAATCCTTATCGGGTGTGTCTATATCTGTTATTTCATCCTGAAAATCAGTATGTTTGCTCAACATTCAGAATCGATAAAATACGCTTTTGCCATTAAAGAGTTTCATAAAAACATTGTAAGCTTTACCTTATTTCCCAAATGGGCTTCAGGGTTTGGGAATGGCTATGGCTATCCTCTTTTTATATTCAGCCCTCCGCTTTTCTTTTTTTTAGCTGAGCCCTTCGCCTTAAGCGGGATAAGTCCATTCTCATTATTGAATATTATTTCTGTGCTCACCGTCTTTTGCTGCGCCATTTCCATGTTCAGACTTTCTGAAGATGTTTCTGGCATAAGAGGAGGGCTTATATCATCATTAATCTACCTCTTTTCCCCATCTCTCATATCAATACTTTTTAACCGCAATAATTTTGATGATATTTACTCTTTTCTCTTCCTCCCATTGTCATGCTGCATAGCTGGAAAATCATACAAAATAGAAGAAGCGGATTTATCAATTAATACAAAACATTTTATAAAGTTATCTTTCTGCTGCTCTCTTCTATTTCTTTCATCAAAACCGACTTTTATGATGACTTTGTCATTGCTCTTATACTCACTATTTTATCATTTTATAGTCTGTAAAAATAAGAGGCCGTTGAGATTCTTATTAATCAATTCAGGAGGCATATTTACAGGGCTCTGGCTTTCTGCATTTTTCTGGTTCCAGGCAGCATTGGAAGCTAAATATATCTATGGGAATGACTCTGAAGGCAATATTTTTCTTCCTCTGATTTTACCGGCTTCTTTTTTCATCTCATTCCTGGCAGGACTGCTGTTTAAAGATAAATCCTACAATAAGCCTTATAAATTGAGGCTTCTCACAATCATATCTGTTCTGATTATTTTTATTGGAGGAGCATGGAATATTTCTGACAATATAAACAATATCAAAGAAACTACAGAAATCTACGAATGGCAGGACACACTTCCCTATTCCGTAGGGCAGGAATACATGCCCATAGGGGTTAAGAAGATGCCGGACAATGAACCGCGAGTGCCTCTTGAAACGATCTCCGGGAAATTAGGAGTGCTAAGGAAAGAGATATCCCCGTCAGAAAGGGGGATAAGGGTAAAGGCAGTAGCTGGAAGTGCAACAGTACGTCTTAATTTATTTTACTTCCCAGGATGGACTCTTAAGATAAAAGATATTGAACCGGTACCGGTCCCCTTCACCGTCGATGACACCGGAAGAATAATCGCTAAACTTCCAGAAGGTGTTAATTTTCTGAGAGTGACTTTTGATCCCACCATTGCAAGGATTGCAGGAGAGCTCATATCATTTACAGGGCTACTCTTCTGCCTCTTCCTGTTCATTTACAAAAAAGAGAAAAAATAAAGGTTATCTTGAGACAAGTACACCTTCAATCTCACGCTCTATTCCATTTATTGTTTCTGAAAAAAGATATGACATTCTCACAGTCTGAACAGCGGCTTGTCCGGTTTTTCGTACCTCTTCAGGATTTTTTAATAGTCTCATAAGTATTGATTTCAGGAGCTCGATATTTCCGGGTTTGATTATATAGCCGTTCACACCATCCCTGATAATCTCTCCAATGCTCCCGGTATCAGATGCTATAACGGAAAGCCCGCTGGCCATAGCTTCGAGAATCACAAGTGGGAACCCTTCAGCATAGGAAGGAAGGACAAAGATACCGCACTCCCGCAACACCTTTCTTTTCCGCTCTCCATCCACCCATCCGGTGAGACTCACCTTTTTATCAAGGTTATGGTCACTGATAAATTTTTTCACATTCCCATCGCTATCCACACCTGCCAGAACAAGCTTCGCATCAATTCCATCTTCCCCTGAAATCTCAGCAAAAGCTTTCAGAAGGTCATATATTCCTTTGCGCTCCTCAAGTTGTCCCATAAAAAGTATCCCGCCGGCCTTGTCATATTTCTTTTCTCTTCCATCTTCTGTGAAAAGCTCAAGCTCTGGAGAGGAAGGTGGAACAATGCTTATGTCTTCTCTTCCGGAAATATAGGAAAGGCTCTGCTTCCAGCAGTCAGAAAGCGCGATAAGCCTATCTGCGCGTTTAAAGATATAGTGCATATATTTTTTTACTAACTCATTAGACCTTGCATAAAAATGGTCAATATCAAATGAATGACAGTAAATGACGGTCTTCACCCTAAAGAAATATGCAATAAGTGCAATGATGGACTTCCTGAAAAAGCTTGCATCCCCGCTCATGTAGATTAAGAGCATATGGGGCGGATT harbors:
- a CDS encoding NAD+ synthase, with amino-acid sequence MRMIRVGAAQINTTVGDLAGNTSKMTEIIKKAKDLSIDILTFPELAITGYPPKDLLLKRKFIQDNIQMLDKICNASKGIIVIAGFVNEENDIFNSAAVIQNGKIVGIQNKIHLPNYSVFDEKRYFRSGKESLLFKGKNMTFGVNICEDIWIPGYPTENQASSGAELIINISASPYHVGKPAFREEMLKTRCTDNIVALVFNNLVGGQDDLVFDGRSMIINCKGEILRRGKLFEEDLIMSDINLDDIKRMRLQDPRGREELMTPDEHKVTIVNIDGKISSAKQKKRIRVNSKAEKASGNKISRAEEIYKALVLGVSDYLRKNGFKQVILGLSGGIDSSLVATIAVDALGKENVIGIAMPTSISSSHSIEDARHLAKNLSIRFEVVPIQSVFDEYTEILSPLFKGRKWDVAEENIQARIRGNILMALSNKFGYLLLTTGNKSELSVGYATLYGDMAGGLAVISDVPKTWVYELARYRNSVAGKSLIPERCITKPPSAELRPNQKDTDSLPEYEILDQILHLYIEEDNSLEEIVRRGIDEKTARDMIQRIDGNEYKRQQAPPGIRITTKAFGSGRRIPITNKYRG
- the tadA gene encoding Flp pilus assembly complex ATPase component TadA, with product MELDNCFINRDDSYVRYVNIRARGDEETFSQFFYGKACKQMVPAKTKLKLGEILVKEKIIKEEELQRLLILQKESTEHLPIGEICIAEGLITRHELKNIIKQYGKEMRIGELFTSMGLINEKQVGEALQKQKVLNKKLGETLVEMGCINEENLIMALSHQLDIPRIKPDPLLIEASLLNSFNRKFLETNYFIPVFNDENNVTIAMADPLDENLIISIKSTIKDNVIVGIASKEEILFAIKNVYEKVHLKDLGSFNGSESSSLSKSQLTIGNVDLSRGDDKIVSVVNYIISNGVKEGASDIHIEPQQNRLRIRYRIDGVMVHKTDLPSSIAPNVASRIKAVCQLDISEKRRHQDGKIYANVMGKEIDLRVSTYASVYGETIVIRILHRQSSLIDIESLGLSPINLSRFRKIVDSPTGVILATGPTGSGKTTSLYAVLCYLNKKNYSIITVEDPVEYMIDGVVQGKLDPKLGMSYMDFLKSMMRQDPDVLMVGEVRDKVAAEATIQAALTGHKVLSSFHTDDSTSALLRLMDMGIETFLISSTIVSVMSQRLVRTICGYCKVEDTDLDPEVLASFHISPDDAQNHKFYKGKGCDKCNHTGFKGRTAIHELLVLNDSIRDAILQRMPSSEIRHIARQAAELISLREDGIYKSLKGITTLKEINRVVFQMESDKYKARTLDQLIEVCNSEYVETYGVNKNIPAANISKPVSISSEAQAGKNKTEPITSVPADVSAPAYASVPDGTGMEVFRLRIKTSAVEDEFDLFKDLYDNYIDNRRFCGLPDSAIEAGDFIEVLVFYIMRLKLRYSAKYVEVVITRDKGHVDLYLETFARRPVIVKDRDVEEKINITYSKMTERVDFDEFLKICHKQTTPPLSLSA